CGTGATGATGGGTGACAGCAACGGAATCGTAATATTGCGAATCTGCTGCCATTTGCTTGCTCCATCAATCATGGCTGCTTCATACAGTGATTTATCAATTCCCAGTATGGAAGCCAGATAGACAACGCTGCTATAACCGATGGTTTTCCATAACGCTACGAATACCAGAATATACGGCCAATATTTCGCCTCAGAGTACCACTGAATTGGTTCCATCCCAAACCAGCCGATAATCTGATTCAACATCCCGCGGTCCATGCTCAAGAAGCTGAATGCGAAGTAACCAACGATAACCCAGGATAGAAAATACGGCAGAAACATGCCGGTTTGATACAGTTTGGCGAGTCGTTTATTCACTAGTTCCGAGAGCAGGATTGCCAATGCCACAGCAAATACCAGTCCCAGGAAGATAATGGCGATGTTATAAAAGAGGGTGTTGCGTGTAATGAGCCATGCGTCACTTGTGCTGAACAGGAATTTGAAATTGTCCCAGCCAACCCATTCACTCTTCATCAGACTTGCCCAGAACCCTTCACGGCTGAACCGATATTCTTTGAAAGCAGCCACTGTACCCACGAGTGGCAAGTAGGAGAAGAAGAAGAACCAGATGGCGCCTGGCAGCACCATGAGCAGCATGACTCGGTTTCTAATCAGGTTTTTCAAAAATGTAGTCATTGTGGAGATCCTCCTTCAGGCTTGAATGAAAAAGGACCGGACGCGATAAGCAGCCGCCCGATCCTTACGATGTACTGTTACTTGTTTTCCGCTCTCCAGGCATCCAGCTGGCTTTGGGCTTCAGCCATTACTTTCTCCAGTCCGGCTTGATTGAACTTCTCAATCACTTGATCCAGATTGGCTGCCGGGTCCAATGTACCTGTCATCAGTGCTGCCCAATATTGCTCTTTCACGTTCTGTACCGCCGTCAGTTCGGACGATACATTGCTTGCATCAAAGTTAAAGCTGAGGATCGGGGAATTGACACCTTCAGCGTTAAACTTCTTGAACTCATCCCATTTGTTATCCGGGTCATTGCTGTTCAGATAGAGCAGCATGTTGTTCCCAAGGGAGTATGAAGGCATATCGTAGTTTTTCGATTCAGGCAGATTTTCCATATGCGTGTCATCCACTTTTTTGTAGTGTGTGCCCTCAATACCGGAGTCCACCATATTACGCAGCACAGGATCTGTATTGAGCAGGTTCAGGAATTCCATCGCTTTCTCCGGATATTCCGAGTTGGCCGAGATGGCCATGATGGAACCTTGTACAGATGTATTCGTTATAATTGCTTCACTTGCAGGTGTTGAAACGACTTGATAACCGTAACTTGCAGACCATTGATTGTCCGCGAGCGGCTGAGTCTGTGCACGATCCAGGAACCAGTTGCCCGATGTTGTCAGGTCGTTCGTGGAACCTGTTGTTGCCGCTTCTGCCGATACATAACCAGCCTTGTAGTATTTGTGCATTGTGGTAAGTGCTTCTTTCATTTCAGGTGTTTCCAGTATGTTTACAAGCTTATAGTCTGTTGTATCCAGCTTGATTGCCATTGGCAGATTCTGAATGACATAGTCATAAGGCACGTAAGGAACATAGTTTTTATCCATGGCAAATGGTGTTACACTCGCCTCGTTTTCCTTAATTGTTTTGAGCAGAGGCTCCAGACTGTCTAACGTACGAACGCCAGAGATGTCCAGCTTGTATTTATCAACCAGCATTTGGTTAAAGCGCCATACCTCTTGTTGTGGCAACTCTTTGTTGGCTGGAATTCCGTAATTGTGTCCATCTACCTTGGAACCGCTGAGGAATGCAGGATCGATGGTCTTGGTAAGATCCTGACCGTATTCAGCAAGCAGGTCATCCAGTTCGAGGAATGCACCTTTTCTGGCATTTTGTACATAATCGAATCCACCAGAAGAAGTGAACAGAATGTCCATTGGCTCACCGGATGCTACGTTAACCTGCATCTTCTGCGGGTAGTCACCCCAGTCAACCATCTTCATCGTTACCGTGGCATTAATTTTCTCTTTGGTATACTTGCTCACTTCTTCCATCACTTTGTTGACGTCTTTCTGAGGGGTACCGATGGTATACCAGATCAACTCTACCGCGTCATCTCCAGCTCCCCCCGATTCTGAAGCATCTTTGCTTCCTCCACAGGCACTAAGAACAAGTGTAACGGCCATTAACAATGCAAGAACGAGTGAGAAGCGTTTTCTTTGTTTACTCATTTCTTTGATCCTCCCTTTTCGTGTTCCCTTAGGCTCTACTTACTAACTGCTTTAACCTTATCGAATGAAAGCATTTACAAAAAGAAGATAAACTTAAGTTTTCGAGGTACAAATTAAAGAGAAATCGTCCTTGGGCAACTATTTTGTACCTATTTAAATAAATCGCTTACATGAAAGAGACATGCCGGGTAACGTATGCCATGATTTTCATCCATGCCATTCCTGTTCCCGATATGTCTCTTGGCTCTCTGTCCGCATGGTTGGATCTACCCGTCACCGAATTAACCAAACACCTTGAAATCAGTCGGTGAAATCCCCACATATTTGCGGAACTGTTTATAGAAATACCCCGTCTCCCAATACCCTACATTTCGGGCGATCTCATGTACCTTCAGATTGGAATTGCGTAGTTGCTCCTTCGCACGTTCAATCCGGTATTTGTTGATATATTCGGCAAACGTCTCCCCTGTCTCCTTATGGAACAATTGTCCCAAATAGACCGGATGCAGATGATAATGGGCACCCAATAGCTTCAAGGAGAGCTCTTCTGCGTAGTGTTTGTCGATATGCTGAAGCACCTGGTTCACAATCGGATTTTTCAAATCCTGCAATAGGGATTGGATGGTCTGTGACCCAACCTGCTGAAGTGCCAGCACGAGCTCATCAAAAGTGCCACTGTCCAGCACAAGTTGAAGCCCCTGTTGGTATATCGCAGACTCATCCGAGTGTTTGATGCTTTCCAGCTCCATTTTGAAGCGAATCACAACTTCCAATGCGGTGTTCTGTAACTCCCCAGGTGTAAGCCCATCGCGATGCTGTTCAAAATCCATGCGAATCCGGTCGGCAAGTTGTTCTGTATTGCGGGACAGAATGAGTTTGGCATACTCCCTCCATTCAATGAAAAAGGTCGCCGTTGAATTTCCGCACCTTTCCAACATGGCATGGTCGATCACTTTAAGGTCGGGATAAATCATCACATACTGGAGTGCTTTTTTGGCCTCCGCATAACTGGTCGGCGCTTGGTATAACCCTTTCATCAATCTGCCTGCTCCAATGCGTGCCGCCGGATGGGTTACGGTTATCTCATCAGATAATGCCTGCAAGCCATCCATCAACTTCTGTTCCTCGTCACTCGTACCCTGAATATTGGCAATAATGACGATGTCTCCATCGATATCATGAAATACGTTCAGATGGCGTCTGTCTCTAAGCATCTCTTCTACACGTTCAAACATACCGGGTACTTGTCCTTTGTCACGTAGAATGGCCACAGCAACGTCCGGTGCAT
This Paenibacillus xylanexedens DNA region includes the following protein-coding sequences:
- a CDS encoding ABC transporter permease, giving the protein MTTFLKNLIRNRVMLLMVLPGAIWFFFFSYLPLVGTVAAFKEYRFSREGFWASLMKSEWVGWDNFKFLFSTSDAWLITRNTLFYNIAIIFLGLVFAVALAILLSELVNKRLAKLYQTGMFLPYFLSWVIVGYFAFSFLSMDRGMLNQIIGWFGMEPIQWYSEAKYWPYILVFVALWKTIGYSSVVYLASILGIDKSLYEAAMIDGASKWQQIRNITIPLLSPIITIMTLLAVGRIFYADFGLFYQVPRDSGTLYSVTNVIDTYVYRGLKTSGEIGMSTAAGLYQSVVGFVLVIISNYVVRKVDKDSSLF
- a CDS encoding ABC transporter substrate-binding protein, whose translation is MSKQRKRFSLVLALLMAVTLVLSACGGSKDASESGGAGDDAVELIWYTIGTPQKDVNKVMEEVSKYTKEKINATVTMKMVDWGDYPQKMQVNVASGEPMDILFTSSGGFDYVQNARKGAFLELDDLLAEYGQDLTKTIDPAFLSGSKVDGHNYGIPANKELPQQEVWRFNQMLVDKYKLDISGVRTLDSLEPLLKTIKENEASVTPFAMDKNYVPYVPYDYVIQNLPMAIKLDTTDYKLVNILETPEMKEALTTMHKYYKAGYVSAEAATTGSTNDLTTSGNWFLDRAQTQPLADNQWSASYGYQVVSTPASEAIITNTSVQGSIMAISANSEYPEKAMEFLNLLNTDPVLRNMVDSGIEGTHYKKVDDTHMENLPESKNYDMPSYSLGNNMLLYLNSNDPDNKWDEFKKFNAEGVNSPILSFNFDASNVSSELTAVQNVKEQYWAALMTGTLDPAANLDQVIEKFNQAGLEKVMAEAQSQLDAWRAENK
- a CDS encoding response regulator transcription factor is translated as MYKVFIVDDEPFIIEGLYDIVDWSSFGMEIVSHAGNGQAALQALSSQPVDILITDISMPLMNGLDLIREARRVQPEIKVIILSGFNEFEYLKEGMQLGIENYLLKPINVEELESTLSNTASKLDHMVSPQADDAYGIQILKDNILHRWLTGQIAATEFEERAQFMNLSLDAPDVAVAILRDKGQVPGMFERVEEMLRDRRHLNVFHDIDGDIVIIANIQGTSDEEQKLMDGLQALSDEITVTHPAARIGAGRLMKGLYQAPTSYAEAKKALQYVMIYPDLKVIDHAMLERCGNSTATFFIEWREYAKLILSRNTEQLADRIRMDFEQHRDGLTPGELQNTALEVVIRFKMELESIKHSDESAIYQQGLQLVLDSGTFDELVLALQQVGSQTIQSLLQDLKNPIVNQVLQHIDKHYAEELSLKLLGAHYHLHPVYLGQLFHKETGETFAEYINKYRIERAKEQLRNSNLKVHEIARNVGYWETGYFYKQFRKYVGISPTDFKVFG